In Burkholderia sp. NRF60-BP8, a single window of DNA contains:
- a CDS encoding helix-turn-helix domain-containing protein has protein sequence MDYDPLELFGKRLVELRKAKGWSQEKLALESGLARSYVGGIERGQRNIALYNICVLAETLNVAPSDMLAFEVEPVKAARRK, from the coding sequence ATGGATTACGACCCGCTCGAATTGTTCGGAAAACGGCTGGTGGAACTGCGGAAGGCGAAAGGCTGGTCGCAGGAAAAACTCGCCCTCGAATCGGGCTTGGCGCGGTCGTATGTCGGCGGGATCGAGCGTGGCCAACGGAATATCGCGCTATACAATATCTGCGTCCTAGCCGAAACCTTGAACGTGGCACCGAGCGACATGCTGGCGTTCGAGGTCGAGCCAGTGAAGGCCGCGCGACGCAAGTGA
- a CDS encoding site-specific integrase, producing MTLIRRNNSKNWYYQFQIQGKKFFGSTGTPNKTKAAQVEREMRNRAHAEQYLGDAQPITLKDALEQYVEARSETSYHRNMCSIVRKTLGYKLHPRTKAKLPCYGMSPDRLLHELTTRDVDLLVAKRKAEGDKPATIKHEIGLLRATINEMAKLGFKVSREIVFPELRTSYRLRYLDSNDESALLLELDPERLKTRINSSKPQTPEMTRNMQDNYDITVFLLDTGCRYSEVANIPWSAINLDTCTISLYRSKVRNEDVLHMTSRLEAILRRRWEERRSGQRYVFEDRTGNERGYSTKSIKKAIERAGLNDPVLVKERGGRVTLHTLRHTFASKLVKAGVSLYEVSVLLGHSDPKMTQRYAHLSPNDASRKAVKVIDSLLLNPV from the coding sequence ATGACACTCATCCGTCGAAACAACAGCAAGAATTGGTACTACCAGTTCCAGATTCAGGGCAAGAAATTCTTCGGGTCGACCGGAACGCCAAACAAGACGAAGGCCGCTCAGGTCGAACGCGAGATGCGCAATCGAGCCCACGCCGAGCAGTATCTCGGGGATGCGCAGCCCATCACGCTCAAGGATGCGTTGGAACAATATGTCGAAGCGCGGAGCGAGACTTCCTATCACAGGAACATGTGCTCGATCGTTCGAAAGACGCTCGGCTACAAGCTTCATCCGCGTACGAAAGCCAAGCTCCCCTGCTATGGCATGTCGCCCGACAGGCTGTTGCATGAGCTGACGACGCGCGATGTTGATCTTCTCGTCGCGAAGCGCAAGGCCGAGGGCGACAAGCCCGCGACGATCAAACACGAGATCGGACTCCTTCGAGCGACCATCAACGAGATGGCGAAGCTCGGATTCAAAGTCAGTCGTGAGATCGTTTTTCCAGAGCTTAGGACTTCGTATAGGCTTCGATATCTGGATTCTAACGACGAGTCGGCGTTATTGCTCGAACTCGATCCGGAACGGCTTAAAACGCGTATAAACTCGTCTAAACCGCAAACACCCGAAATGACACGGAATATGCAGGACAACTACGATATCACGGTTTTCCTGCTCGATACGGGGTGCCGTTACTCGGAGGTCGCGAACATTCCGTGGTCGGCGATCAACCTCGACACGTGCACGATCAGCCTCTATCGGAGCAAGGTGCGAAACGAAGATGTGCTACACATGACCTCCCGACTCGAAGCGATCCTTCGTCGGCGGTGGGAAGAACGTCGATCCGGGCAGCGATACGTGTTTGAAGATCGCACCGGCAACGAACGAGGCTACAGCACGAAGTCGATCAAGAAGGCAATCGAGCGGGCCGGACTCAATGATCCCGTTCTCGTCAAGGAACGCGGTGGGCGCGTCACCCTGCACACGCTCCGGCACACGTTCGCGAGCAAGCTCGTCAAGGCGGGCGTCAGTCTGTATGAGGTGTCGGTCTTGCTCGGCCACAGTGATCCGAAGATGACTCAACGCTACGCGCACCTCAGCCCGAACGACGCGAGCCGGAAGGCCGTAAAAGTCATCGACTCGTTGCTGCTCAATCCCGTATGA